From Balaenoptera ricei isolate mBalRic1 chromosome 5, mBalRic1.hap2, whole genome shotgun sequence:
TGTAATCTAGGCGAACTTCAACTCTTACATTAGATATAGATCCAAAAAGGCAAACTTTAAAAGCTATTAGCAATTCTTTACTGAATGTATTAACTGACAACTGggttaataaataaaaaggaaacagtattttctttgataacttcatttttaagtatttataaagTGCATTTCACTCAGTTTTCCTTTTCCATCAGtttgaattaataattaaaaccTGTTAAAGATCTTCATACTCAATCATAAACAACTCCCTCTCCCATTAAATGGTCAATCAAATGTAGTAACTTATCTGGACATTACATTTGCCAGGGTGTATACTGAATGTTTTGCTTTCCCTTCCTTAAAACACTGAGAATAAAAGTCACAAGAAATAGGTATtagttttcctttgaaaaaaatagTCCGGAGTTTCTTATCTTTTTAGTGTGAAATAAAGTGAAtaggtttgtttgcttttttaaaattattcagttaGCAAAGATTCCCACTGGTCTGTTCCATCCTTTCCCTGAAGATGATTAGGTAGCACGGTCCATGGTCTGCCTCGACTTCATCAATTCTCGCTTCAGCTGTTCAAAGCACACACACGATGATGTTCCAGGATCCCAGTCACAAGAAGGAAGGTACAAATCTAGAAGAATGCATGTCACCATTCTGTTAGTTTGCTCGAAATTCTTAAAGCTATTATAGCACAGGCAAGTTTATGCTTCTCATGGTGCCACTCTCCTCAAATGCAGATGCTTGAAAGTACCTAGTCTTCATCTTTCCCTCCTCTGCCTAAAGTTTCATCCAGCTGCGCTATCCttcaaaacaacaaaacccaaatgaTCACACCTATACAAATATGATCCCACCAAACCAAACCGAAGCTTGTCTCCTCCttatcatcttttctttttttgaagggaGAGgaacttttgttttgctttgctttctgaATGGGAAGTAGGAAACTAATAGTTAAAACTAATAGTTTAAAAGAGGAAGTAAGTGGAGGAAGCAAAGTGATGAGTAATTAGACCATTTTCCAGGGTCAAGAAATGAGTGCTGTCTAGATCTTGGCAATTCTTGTCCTAAGAGGGATTGTCAAGGATCTAATTGcattttgctgttgctgttgctcttgttattttttaagaattctgCCAAACTGTGCAGAccaaataactgattttttttaaattaattaatttatttatagctgtgttgggtctatgtttctgtgcgagggctttctctagttgcggcaagcgggggccactcttcatggcggtgggcgggcctctcactatcgcggcctctcttgttgcggagcacaggctccagacgcgcaggctcagcagttgtggctcacgggcctagttgctccgcggcatgtgggatcttctcagaccagggcttgaacccgtgtcccctgcattggcaggcagactctcaaccactgagccaccagggaagcccccaaataattgatttttgaatgccTATCTGCAGCAATGAAATGTTCCCAGAGAAAAAGATGTCATAGTTAAATCTGCCTTGGATAGATATTTTAGAGATCTGGCCTATAAAAGTCACCCTCAGATATTTTGTGGGGTCTCTTAACATATTTCTCCTGACTCCTGGATATGTGTGTGTTGtatgtttttattgtggtaaaatatacatcaatttatcattttagccatatatatgtatatgtttatatatttgtttaaatagTATAATTCAGTAGCATTAAATATGTTCTCATTGTGAGCAATCATCACCACCCTCCATCTCCAGAAGCTTTGGTCATCCCAAACTGAATCTCTGTACCTATTAAAAAataactccccactcccccctcccctcagcccttggtaaccaccattacactttctgtttctatgattctGACTACtatagatacctcatataagtagagtcatacaatatttgtccttctgtagcTGGctcattttatttagcataatgttttcagggttcatccttgttgtagcatgtatccccccaaaaggttttaaatttgaaaaaagtaaaattgttaaatatttactggTTGATAACTGATATATCTAtgttaaattaattttacaaTATATTCCATTTGTATTAATATGTCATAAATACAGATTATGGTGAATTAGAACCTTTTGTATAACGTGTATGGTGCATTTATGCTTATTTCATAAGGTTTGAGGCATTGCtttacaacttttaaaggttgtgGAATCTTGTTATTTTACCACTAGTATAATCCTTATTGAGTATATCCATAAATTAGTTCATACTATATTTTCTTAAGAAGGTAatttataatacaatataatataatataaaagataGCTTTATGGGAAAATATGATTCACTAGAAACAATACTAGTTTCTAGGTGAGTGTAATCATTAAACTACATCATTTTCTATATCACTTTTCTCGATCAATGAGAAtgatttttctctagttttgCTTTAATACAATCTAAAAAACGGAGTCCActaaattaaaatagtaaaaatcaaATCTTACTTTCTCATAGCCCTCTATTATGCTTTCCCTCCATTTTATAGTTCTTCTGCCCAGAGAAGGCAAAATACTGTCTACATTTCCAATAGATCGAGACCAAGGGAGAGGTTGCTGGTTTTGAATGAGCCTCTGATCAAGCTTGAGAAAATTTTACTATCACAGATTTAAATTTTCTGGCACAGTGGAATTGGTGGATTGGAGACATTTATGGCAAAGAAAAGTAGACACGAAGTATACTGCACATTCTAAGGCTGGTCAGCTGTCAGTCGTTTAGATGAGATAGCGTTCCACAGCACACAGATACCCTGAACACAACATTACAGGTACAGAAGACCACATCCTACCCTTTGAAAAAAGCCGATGGTCCTTCCTTAGCATCAACGTTGCGCAGTCGGACACACTTGTGTACTGTCCTGGTAGACAGTTAACAAATCTGGTTTTCACCACATCCACTAGAGAGGACAGAACCGTTGTGCAAAATCCAGTGATAACAGCGGACACAAAGTGACAGGGCACATCATCTGAAATGGGTCAGTGAGACAGGTCAACCCCAGACTTTTAGTTATCTATCAGATCCTTGTAAACCTGTTGATAGCAGGAGGTCAATGTGGatttcttataaataaataaaaaacagtggacttccctggtggtgcagtgattaagatccgcctgccaaggcaggggacacaggttcaagccctggtccaggaagatcccacatgccacggagcaactaagcccacgagccacaacaactgagcccacatgccacgactactgaagcctgcgtgcctagagcccgtgctccgcaacaagagaagccaccgcagtgagaagcccgcacatcgcaatgaagaatggcccccgatcgctgcaactagagaaagcctacgcacagcaacgaagacccaacacagccaaaaataaataaataaattaataaattaattaattttttaaaaagagagagcattaaaaataaataaataaataaataaataaataaataaataaaatacagtaaggAAGGTTATACTTACATTAGAAAAAGTTGGCAAATAGTACATGGCATAGTGGATTGTAAGTGCTTTAGGAAAATAACCTGCCACCTTTCTCTGTGTCCTTAAGGTATGGCATAATGCCTGCTATATAGGCATCTAgtacttttttattgaattaaagtCATTGTCCAAGGAGGATTTCAATGTCTCCAGAACCTGttagaataaaatttttaggAACCTATCCAGTGGTTCTACTTTTTGGATGAAACCACCAAGAAGCTCCTTATTTCACTAGCTCATCTGGATATAGTGGAGGATGCCTCACTTCCTgaattctgctttataagaatAAGATGCTAACAGAAGTCCATATATTAGTATTAAATAAGAATAATGCCGATGTAAGAATACAGTTGCATCTTAGttttgttgcaaaaaaaaaaaaaaacgttgcaACAAAACTTCTAAAACTTAGGGTTTTGGTTATAGTATATCTATTGTTCAAAAGTGCttattttttttagagagaaaattATTACAATTAAGGGATTCAGTATACTATGGCTGGAGAAACTCCAAGATGAAATTATAAATGTGCAGACCTGCCATGTAAAAAAGAAAGTTACCTGTTAATTGTTTTTCACAAGGGCCTCCTTCATTAGGTCATACGTTACTAGCTCTGTACAGCTGATGATGACAATTCTTGTCAGATTCGGAGTACAACctggaggaaaagaaagtatTGAATAGCTCCATTATATGATAAGGTGCTAATTGGATATATATGTTTTAATGATGACTAAATCCATCTTGAAGTGAGTTACCTTTCCAAAGCCCCGTCAAGCTTTCTGTTGTTGCTATAATTCTGTAAGCATTGTAAGTCCCAGTGTAGCGAGGTTTGGGACCATGTAGATGGCTTGGCGCTTGAAGTCTGACCTTCACTACCTCTGTGGGTTGCCCAATGAACACGGCCACGCCGCCAGTCGTTAGGCCCGCTGAGACCCTGCTTCCTAAACTAGCCGTTGTCatccagagaaaaaaaagatgtgtcaagaaagaaagaaaacaagatccAGAATGCATCtatatgtctttttaatttttagtggTTAATACTATTGTGTCATTATATCTTTTGTACTTCCCTAATGCTTGTGCATGTGTTGATCATGTACTAGTATGTACTAAAGCATAGTAGGGCTAGAAGACTTCAAAGT
This genomic window contains:
- the UCP1 gene encoding LOW QUALITY PROTEIN: mitochondrial brown fat uncoupling protein 1 (The sequence of the model RefSeq protein was modified relative to this genomic sequence to represent the inferred CDS: inserted 3 bases in 2 codons; substituted 1 base at 1 genomic stop codon), which produces MLGLTASDAPPTMAVTIFSAGVAAGVADVITFPLDTAKVRLQIQCECQTSSAVRYKSVLGTITTLAKTRGPMKLYSGLPAGLQRQISFSSLRISLYESIQEFFTTGKESNLGSRVSAGLTTGGVAVFIGQPTEVVKVRLQAPSHLHGPKPRYTGTYNAYRIIATTESLTGLWKGCTPNLTRIVIISCTELVTYDLMKEALVKNNYISDDVPCHFVSAVITGFCTTVLSSLVDVVKTRFVNCLPGQYTSVSDCAXVDAKEGPSAFFKGFVPSFLXLGSWNIIVXVCFEQLKRELMKSRQTMDRAT